A single window of Achromobacter xylosoxidans DNA harbors:
- a CDS encoding Bug family tripartite tricarboxylate transporter substrate binding protein yields MQTFSRRLAASVAALAGAIAFSAPSQAAKPYPERPVTLVVGYAAGGATDIVARLVAKALNEELGQTIVVENKTGANSNIGAEIVARAAPDGYTLYVGSIANTINRTLYSKLNYDFVKDFEPIGLLATIPNILVVNPKLPVKTVPEYLAYAKAHPGKLTCASSGSGSSIHLSCELFKMQTGTDILHVPYRGSGPAVADLLGGQVDSMFDNLPSSLPHVQAGKLRAIGVTSPQRLPAVPDVPTLAESGLPGFDVESWFGLMAPAGTPQPVIARLNQALNKALADPALVASYKQSGFYAPQPPNTPQTFGKKIASEIDKWGEVVKRADIKAN; encoded by the coding sequence ATGCAGACATTCAGCAGGCGGCTGGCCGCCAGCGTCGCGGCCCTGGCGGGCGCCATTGCATTCAGCGCGCCGAGCCAGGCTGCCAAACCCTATCCCGAACGCCCGGTGACCCTGGTGGTCGGTTACGCCGCGGGCGGCGCCACCGACATCGTGGCGCGCCTGGTCGCCAAGGCCCTGAACGAGGAACTCGGCCAGACCATCGTGGTGGAGAACAAGACCGGCGCCAACAGCAACATCGGCGCCGAAATCGTCGCGCGCGCCGCGCCCGACGGCTATACGCTCTACGTCGGCTCGATCGCCAACACCATCAACCGCACGCTGTACAGCAAGCTCAACTACGACTTCGTCAAGGACTTCGAGCCGATCGGCCTGCTGGCGACCATCCCCAACATCCTGGTGGTCAACCCCAAGCTGCCGGTCAAGACGGTGCCGGAATACCTGGCCTACGCCAAGGCCCACCCCGGCAAGCTGACCTGCGCCTCGTCGGGCAGCGGCTCGTCCATCCACCTGTCCTGCGAACTGTTCAAGATGCAGACCGGCACCGACATCCTGCACGTGCCCTATCGCGGCAGTGGTCCGGCGGTGGCCGACCTGCTGGGCGGCCAGGTCGATTCCATGTTCGACAACCTGCCCTCGTCATTGCCCCACGTGCAGGCTGGCAAGCTGCGCGCCATCGGCGTCACCTCGCCGCAGCGGCTTCCGGCCGTGCCCGACGTGCCGACGCTGGCCGAGTCCGGCCTGCCCGGCTTCGACGTCGAATCCTGGTTCGGCCTGATGGCGCCGGCTGGCACGCCGCAACCCGTCATCGCGCGCCTGAACCAGGCCTTGAACAAGGCGCTGGCCGATCCCGCGCTGGTGGCGTCCTACAAACAATCGGGCTTCTACGCACCGCAACCGCCCAACACGCCGCAGACGTTCGGCAAGAAGATCGCCAGCGAAATCGACAAATGGGGCGAAGTGGTCAAGCGCGCCGACATCAAAGCCAACTGA
- a CDS encoding class I adenylate-forming enzyme family protein, with translation MYPIDFFFRAAEQYPDRVALDAPEGHVTYARLAKDVRALAAALQDLDPAPQTRVALCAGNTSRHILALLAVLASGKIWVPLNIRSTAREIGRILDATEPSIVMVDGAGDALVAAGAPHRVSLAPDIAGLAFETLLQRGAGREPLRHALPREATQAIKFTGGTTGLPKGVMQPYHAWNAAIINQIHSWGLTHEDRYVVAAPVTHGTGTYLLPVLARGGAHVLLDSATPASITAAFRERGGTLSFMPPTLIYMIMAQPGVSRADFPRLRNLIYGGAPMPPEKIERARAFFGPVLGTTYGQTEAPQIVTVLRPADLESPDNRASVGRVTWLSDVAIMDPAGALLPRGAIGEVVVRGDLVMSGYWRLPEKTAETIVDGWLHTGDTGLIDERGYLFLKDRLRDVIITGGFNVYPVDVENALSSHPAVYECSVFGLPDDKWGEAVHAAVQLHPGVAADADALKAHVRGLLGPVATPKQIHLHASLPRSPVGKVLKNAVRDAALKEYP, from the coding sequence GTGTACCCGATAGATTTCTTTTTTCGCGCCGCCGAGCAGTATCCGGACCGCGTGGCGCTGGACGCGCCCGAGGGCCACGTAACGTATGCGCGGCTGGCCAAGGACGTGCGCGCGCTGGCCGCCGCGTTGCAGGACCTGGACCCGGCGCCACAGACCCGCGTCGCCCTGTGCGCGGGCAACACCAGCCGTCATATCCTGGCGCTGCTGGCGGTGCTGGCCAGCGGCAAGATCTGGGTGCCGCTGAACATCCGCAGCACCGCGCGCGAGATCGGGCGCATCCTGGACGCCACCGAGCCGTCCATCGTCATGGTCGACGGTGCCGGCGACGCGCTGGTGGCGGCGGGCGCGCCGCATCGCGTCAGCCTGGCGCCGGACATCGCCGGCCTGGCCTTCGAGACCCTGCTGCAACGCGGCGCCGGTCGCGAACCGCTGCGCCACGCGTTGCCGCGCGAGGCCACCCAGGCAATCAAGTTCACCGGCGGCACCACCGGCCTGCCCAAGGGCGTGATGCAGCCCTATCACGCCTGGAACGCCGCCATCATCAACCAGATCCACAGTTGGGGCCTGACGCACGAGGACCGCTACGTGGTCGCCGCCCCGGTGACGCATGGCACCGGCACCTACCTCTTGCCGGTGCTGGCGCGCGGCGGCGCGCACGTGCTGCTCGACAGCGCCACGCCGGCCTCGATCACCGCCGCCTTCCGCGAACGCGGCGGCACCCTCAGCTTCATGCCGCCGACGCTGATCTACATGATCATGGCGCAGCCGGGCGTGTCGCGCGCCGATTTCCCGAGACTGCGCAACCTGATCTACGGCGGCGCGCCCATGCCGCCCGAAAAAATCGAACGCGCCCGCGCCTTCTTCGGCCCGGTGCTGGGCACCACCTACGGCCAGACCGAGGCGCCGCAGATCGTCACGGTGCTGCGTCCGGCCGACCTGGAATCGCCCGACAACCGCGCCTCGGTCGGCCGCGTCACCTGGCTGTCCGACGTCGCCATCATGGACCCGGCCGGCGCCCTGCTGCCGCGCGGCGCGATCGGCGAAGTGGTGGTGCGCGGCGACCTGGTGATGTCGGGCTACTGGCGCCTGCCCGAGAAGACCGCCGAGACCATCGTCGACGGCTGGCTGCACACGGGCGACACCGGCCTGATCGATGAACGCGGCTACCTGTTCCTGAAGGACCGCCTGCGCGACGTCATCATCACCGGCGGCTTCAACGTGTATCCCGTGGACGTCGAGAACGCGCTGTCGTCGCATCCGGCCGTCTACGAATGCTCGGTGTTCGGCCTGCCCGACGACAAATGGGGCGAGGCCGTCCACGCCGCGGTGCAACTGCATCCCGGCGTCGCGGCCGACGCCGACGCGCTCAAGGCCCACGTGCGCGGCCTGCTCGGCCCGGTCGCCACGCCCAAGCAGATCCACCTCCACGCCAGCCTGCCGCGCTCGCCCGTCGGCAAGGTGCTCAAGAACGCCGTGCGCGACGCGGCCCTCAAGGAATACCCATGA
- a CDS encoding citryl-CoA lyase, giving the protein MNTPETRLCAHHLTGMSYRDVDLVEDLIGKKTFTEVMIMQILGREARPVDMRIVDAVLVTLMEHGLTPSAIATRLIYMSAPENLQGAVASGLMAVGSQFVGTMENCSRLLDRIRQAADGRAEALAIAQEFRASRQPLPGFGHHLHKPDDPRSIKLLALAEAEPDLPGDSLKALRLLAAAIDETYGKHITINATGAVAALLSEIGVPTALMRGFAVISRAAGLVSHVAEEQQSPSGRFIWETIDHAIPYVGKGKSHQRDGEPS; this is encoded by the coding sequence ATGAACACGCCCGAAACCCGCCTCTGCGCCCATCACCTCACCGGCATGTCGTACCGCGACGTCGACCTGGTGGAAGACCTGATCGGCAAGAAGACCTTCACCGAAGTCATGATCATGCAGATCCTGGGCCGCGAGGCGCGGCCGGTGGACATGCGCATCGTCGACGCGGTGCTGGTGACCTTGATGGAGCATGGCCTCACGCCCAGCGCCATCGCCACCCGCCTGATCTACATGAGCGCGCCCGAAAACCTGCAGGGCGCGGTGGCGTCCGGCCTGATGGCGGTCGGCAGCCAGTTCGTCGGCACCATGGAGAACTGCTCGCGCCTGCTGGACCGCATCCGCCAGGCCGCCGACGGCCGCGCCGAGGCGCTGGCGATCGCGCAGGAATTCCGCGCCAGCCGCCAGCCGCTGCCGGGCTTCGGCCATCACCTGCACAAGCCCGACGACCCGCGTTCGATCAAGCTGCTGGCGCTGGCCGAGGCCGAGCCGGACCTGCCCGGCGATTCGCTCAAGGCGCTGCGCCTGCTGGCGGCGGCGATCGACGAGACCTACGGCAAGCACATCACCATCAACGCCACTGGCGCCGTCGCCGCGCTGCTCAGCGAGATCGGCGTGCCCACCGCGCTGATGCGCGGCTTTGCGGTCATCTCGCGCGCCGCCGGCCTGGTGTCGCACGTGGCCGAGGAACAGCAGAGCCCGAGCGGCCGCTTTATCTGGGAAACCATCGACCACGCCATTCCCTACGTCGGCAAGGGCAAGTCGCACCAGCGCGACGGAGAACCGTCGTGA
- a CDS encoding SDR family NAD(P)-dependent oxidoreductase, with product MIPPAPGARLAGKIALVAGAGSSAAGWSIGKASCVTLARQGAAIIALDADRAAAEDAAHEVERAGGQALPVQADVADADAMRAAVDAALAHYGRIDVLQANAGIGKVGGPEDIDLADWDRIQRVNVTSLLIATRLLAPVMRAQGGGAIVTVSSIAGIRYTGYPHLAYSVSKAAVIHFARMAAQQYAADGIRVNTVIPGLIDTPRVARNVAGMFAKDDLEAARKARDRQVPMGRMGTPWEVANAVAFLASDEASYITGTELLVDGGLTGKYA from the coding sequence GTGATCCCGCCCGCGCCCGGCGCGCGGCTGGCGGGCAAGATCGCGCTGGTGGCCGGCGCCGGTTCCTCGGCCGCCGGCTGGAGCATCGGCAAGGCCAGTTGCGTGACGCTGGCGCGTCAGGGCGCGGCCATCATCGCGCTGGACGCCGACCGGGCGGCGGCCGAGGACGCGGCCCATGAAGTCGAGCGAGCCGGCGGCCAGGCGCTGCCGGTGCAGGCCGACGTGGCCGACGCCGACGCCATGCGGGCCGCGGTGGACGCGGCACTGGCCCACTACGGCCGCATCGACGTGCTGCAAGCCAACGCCGGTATCGGCAAGGTCGGCGGCCCGGAAGACATCGACCTGGCCGACTGGGACCGCATCCAGCGCGTCAACGTCACCAGCCTGCTGATCGCCACGCGCCTGCTGGCGCCCGTGATGCGGGCACAGGGCGGCGGCGCCATCGTCACCGTATCGTCGATCGCGGGCATCCGCTACACCGGTTATCCCCACCTGGCCTACAGCGTCAGCAAGGCCGCCGTGATCCATTTCGCGCGCATGGCGGCTCAGCAGTACGCGGCCGACGGCATCCGCGTCAATACCGTGATCCCGGGCCTGATCGATACGCCGCGTGTTGCCAGGAACGTGGCCGGCATGTTCGCCAAGGACGACCTGGAGGCGGCGCGCAAGGCGCGCGACCGGCAGGTGCCGATGGGCCGCATGGGCACGCCCTGGGAAGTGGCGAACGCGGTGGCGTTCCTGGCGTCGGATGAAGCGTCGTACATCACCGGCACGGAACTGCTGGTGGATGGGGGCCTGACGGGCAAATACGCTTAG
- a CDS encoding 1,2-dihydroxy-3-keto-5-methylthiopentene dioxygenase, whose protein sequence is MSTLTIYPQDDPAAGRRIDEVGEIRRELAAIGVTFERWRAQAPVAPGAPQAEVLAAYRPEIDRLVAERGYRSVDVVSLDPAHPEREALRRKFLAEHTHADDEVRFFVAGSGLFTLHAAGRVYAVLCEQDDLISVPAGLPHWFDMGSAPAFTCIRLFNDPAGWVARFTGDEIATRFPVLP, encoded by the coding sequence ATGTCGACGCTGACGATCTATCCGCAGGACGATCCCGCCGCCGGCCGGCGCATCGATGAGGTCGGCGAGATCCGGCGCGAGCTGGCCGCCATCGGCGTGACCTTCGAACGCTGGCGCGCGCAGGCGCCGGTGGCCCCCGGCGCGCCGCAGGCCGAGGTGCTGGCGGCGTATCGTCCCGAGATCGACCGGCTGGTGGCCGAGCGCGGCTATCGCAGCGTCGACGTGGTCAGCCTGGACCCGGCGCATCCCGAGCGCGAGGCCTTGCGCCGCAAGTTCCTGGCCGAGCACACGCACGCCGATGACGAGGTGCGCTTCTTCGTCGCCGGCAGCGGCCTGTTCACGCTGCATGCCGCCGGCCGCGTCTACGCGGTGCTGTGCGAGCAGGACGACCTGATCTCGGTGCCGGCCGGCCTGCCACACTGGTTCGACATGGGCTCGGCGCCCGCGTTCACCTGCATCCGGTTGTTCAATGACCCGGCGGGCTGGGTGGCGCGGTTCACGGGCGACGAGATCGCCACGCGTTTTCCGGTGCTGCCCTGA
- a CDS encoding MetQ/NlpA family ABC transporter substrate-binding protein, producing the protein MRLRHTLAALATLIGFAAAAPAMAQDAELKVGVTVGPHAQIGEVVQQVAARQGLKVKLVEFSDFIQPNAALDAKELDLNIYQHKPFLESQNKARGYKLVPVATAVVQQMGIYSKRVKSLDDLQPGAKVAIPNDPTNGARALLVLQAAKLIKLKDGVTVTASLFDVVDNPRKLKFVEIEAAQLPHSLADVDAAAVNSAYAIPAGLSPAKDALVLESKEAPFAAVVIAAREDNKNDPRIARFIKAYQSDEVKAFVAQKFPGAYSTSW; encoded by the coding sequence ATGCGTCTACGCCACACCCTGGCCGCCCTTGCCACCCTGATCGGATTCGCCGCCGCCGCGCCGGCCATGGCGCAGGACGCCGAATTGAAAGTCGGCGTGACCGTCGGCCCGCACGCCCAGATCGGCGAAGTGGTGCAGCAGGTCGCGGCCAGGCAGGGCCTGAAGGTCAAGCTGGTCGAGTTCAGCGATTTCATCCAGCCCAACGCCGCGCTCGATGCCAAGGAATTGGACCTGAACATCTACCAGCACAAGCCCTTCCTGGAATCGCAGAACAAGGCGCGCGGCTACAAGCTGGTGCCGGTGGCCACGGCCGTGGTGCAGCAGATGGGCATCTATTCCAAGCGCGTGAAGTCGCTGGACGACCTGCAGCCGGGCGCCAAGGTGGCGATCCCCAACGACCCGACCAACGGCGCCCGCGCGCTGCTGGTGTTGCAGGCGGCCAAGCTCATCAAGCTCAAGGACGGCGTGACCGTGACGGCGTCGCTGTTCGACGTGGTCGACAACCCCAGGAAGCTCAAGTTCGTCGAGATCGAGGCCGCGCAACTGCCGCACTCGCTGGCCGACGTGGACGCCGCCGCGGTGAATTCGGCCTACGCCATCCCGGCCGGCCTGTCGCCCGCCAAGGATGCGCTGGTGCTGGAAAGCAAGGAGGCGCCGTTCGCCGCCGTGGTCATCGCCGCGCGCGAGGACAACAAGAACGATCCGCGCATCGCGCGCTTCATCAAGGCCTACCAGTCCGACGAGGTGAAGGCCTTCGTGGCGCAGAAGTTCCCTGGCGCGTACAGCACCTCCTGGTAA